Part of the Eleginops maclovinus isolate JMC-PN-2008 ecotype Puerto Natales chromosome 3, JC_Emac_rtc_rv5, whole genome shotgun sequence genome is shown below.
CCGGCCCCCGAGCTGTTCCCCTCTGCAGCCGCCACATCGGAGCCTGGATTTCCGAGGCTTTCTATTGGCTGTTGGAGGAGGGCGGGGCCATCCGGAGGTGCTGCCGGCTCCCCGGGTTCAGAGGGCGCTGACGGGGGGTCGGACTGCACAGCCGGACCGTCCGCTGGGTGCTCCGTCAGGATGTTTCTGGAAATAACTAGAGAGAAGGATTTGATTtgacttcttatgtttatttcaATATGATTCCATTTTCTCTGAACCTCCAGACCCCGGGCGTTGCAAAGCGCTTCAGAggcacattttaattcaagttcTTATTTCAATATTCATAtcatttcatcctttttttgcCAACTGTACTTAATGTCCATTCTTTATTtatgatatttgatttatttttgatggcCAATTCTACTGTAACGTATTATTGTTGTACTTATATTAACGTGTTCCATTTTCtcacatttgtcttttaatgAACGTTTATTTACAAAAACTTAAAAGgccttgatttttttttctcaaattcacaGGTCTTCACGGATTCAGAGAACCTGTGGAAGCATGTTTTCAGACCTTGTTGTTTTTTGACTAAATATTAGGATTTTACTGATGGGACGTCGGGATCTGAAGTGACCAGAGAAACagctgagctaacgttagcctttaGCTCACAGCCTGTCTGTCTTATGTCCATCAAACTGCACCAAAGAAACACAGAATGTTTACTGACACATACTGCTACTCGTTATGTGTGTTTGACACACCTGCATCTCAGGTGATCAGAGAAACAGCTGAGCGTACGTTAGCAGCAGCCCGGCGGCATCAGGGAGAGGCTCTGATTTTACTCTGAAGCtgaggactacaactcccatgatgccACACTGTTTCACCACCACGCCAAAGCACGTGGTTTCATGGCGtccctctgagctgcagggctCTAAcgtcaacaggaagtgatgaaagaATAAAGCCCACTGACCTCCTGTCGGTCTGTAGTCGTCGTCTGCAGACGGGTTGCGGCTGAACGGACTGAAACTCGGCAGGATGATCAGACCCAGAGACACCAGGATGATCTgaagacacatacacacacacacacacacacacacacacacacacacaacacacacacacaaggtgttGCTCACtgagtgtatttacatatttcGAAACTCCTCCTCATGAAAGGATTCTGGAGCATCGTGGCGGGGAGGCTGGGGACGGTTGGCACGCAGCCGTTTGATATTTTCTGGtgcaataataaacatttcttTGACTTTAATGTGTCGTATTTATATTCTGTCCAAACTCTAAAGTCCCCGGAGACAGAAATATAGGAGGTCTTCAGTGGCCGGCAGGTGAGCCGAGGACGCTGACAGCGAGTCATGGGGAAAATGACGCCTTATGAcggcagaaaaacaacaacacatttcattaataCCCAAAATGCCTCAGACTCCATGCACCAAACCCTGCTCATATTTTCACTGATTCTACAGtttgaaagcaaacaaaaaaacagttcaaGACCGAAGTTTCATTGTCGTTGGCGACCGACACGGTGGACACACTGGAgcagtttaaaaacacacacacacacacacacacacacacacacacacacacacacacacacacacacacacacacacacacacacacacacacacacacacacacacacacacacacacacacacacacacacacacacacacacacacacacacacacacacacacacacacacacacacacacacacacacacacacacacacacacacacacacacacacacacacacacacccctcaccAGTAGGCAGGTGCTGGTCTGGGCTCCCCGGCTCACGGTGTGTTTGATGAGGgactggagctgctgcagatgggCCAGCAGAGACCTGAGCAGCAAAACAGCTCCTTATAAACACGGTTTAAAATACAAAGTGCTATTTACTCTCTAACCTCAACAATAATCGGACCACAAACAAAGCAGGACTTCTTCCTCGACTTAATGAACTCGCTCTCTGTTAAATCTCAGAGTAGCCCAGGTAAACCCCCAAAAACTGAGCGTAAATAAGGCGCTTCATCAGGTTTCACAGCCGGATCAACAACGATTAGGTGTGTAAGATGTAAACGTGACAGAACAGAGGGACTGTCAGcagatgtcacacacacattgatcatCCTAAACTGAACAATGCAAAGGTTGAAAGTGACGACGGCGGTTTGTAATCTGCAGCCCAGATCAGAGCTGTCCAGACCCTCTCTATAGGACTAGAGGAAACAGTCAGTCCTGTAAAGCTCCAGGGTTGATGAAGCAGACGgtggagaagaagagggggTCGTACATGTTGCGTTTCTCCAGCTGATCCACGGTGCGCTGCAGCTCCTTGTTCTGCACCGAGCACGCTACGGCcctgtacaacacacacacacacacacacacacacacacacacacacaccttcagaacTGTATCTGTAGAGCAGCTTTCACTGCATGAGGCAACAGAACCAGACAGATGCAGAACCACACAGAGGAAGATCCTAATGCATCCTGATAGTATGCTGTcacctctgcccccccccccgtgtcCCCGGTGCCTCAGAATGGAGATAAATGAGTGCAGATGTGTACCTGCTCTCCAGCCCGTCGATGTAATCCTTCCTCCTGCGCCGGCTGTCCTGAGCCGACTGCTTGTTCCGGATCTTTCTCCGGACTCTCTTCAGGACCCTCTCCTCAGCCTGAGGACACATTAACAGAACCATCACGTGAGAGCCAGAGGAACGAGCAGCACACAGAGGCAGCCGCAGCTTCAGCTACTTTCAGATATCACATTTCAGAAAGGGTTTACGAAGTTCAGCTTTCAGAATCTGCTGAAAAACATGTAGCGGCAAagtttgaacattttgaaagaaagcaGATGAAAACATACGAGGCTCTTTCAGAATGTGATGCATTGATTCAGAACTAAccgagagagggagacagacagagagagggggagagaaaagacagagagagggagacaggcagagagagggggagagaaaggagagagagagagagagagagagagagagagagagagagagagagagagagagagaccttgGTGAGAGGAAGGCTGTTGGGCAGAGACACTCCTTCCTGAATCAGCAgcttctgctcctcctctgtcagctgcagCTCCGGGTAAAGCTGCAACACAAGAACACAAGGAGTCAGTCCTCTCAGggtacaggaggaggaggaggaggaggaggaggaggaggaggaggaagaagattcAGTCCTCTCAGggtacaggaggaggaggaggaggaagattcaGTCCTCTCAGGGtacaggagaaggaggaggaggaagattcaGTCCTCTCGGggtacaggaggaggaggaggaggaggaagattcaGTCCTCTCAGggtacaggaggaggaggaggaggaggaggaagattcaGTCCTCTCAGggtacaggaggaggaggaggaggaggaggaggaggaggaggaggaggaagaagattcAGTCCTCTCAGggtacaggaggaggaggaggaggaagattcaGTCCTCTCAGGGtacaggagaaggaggaggaggaagattcaGTCCTCTCAGggtacaggaggaggaggaggaggaggaggaagattcaGTCCTCTCAGGGtacagaaggaggaggaggaggaggaagattcaGTCCTCTCAGggtacaggaggaggaggaggaggaggaagattcaGTCCTCTCAGggtacaggaggaggaggaggaggaagattcaG
Proteins encoded:
- the creb3l4 gene encoding cyclic AMP-responsive element-binding protein 3-like protein 4 isoform X2, translated to MDSDSGEMFLLGEEADSWHTAFSQKPLQDWAGDPDCVLNQSESEDVLHAVDPNEVFPSGPLAASSSESDSGISEDPAPGRPVSTAPPTVYQLVYEVNSLQTNPGTDNVISIELGEWSSQVLFSDSCIVNELPVVAAARLDGSGGADPLYPELQLTEEEQKLLIQEGVSLPNSLPLTKAEERVLKRVRRKIRNKQSAQDSRRRRKDYIDGLESRAVACSVQNKELQRTVDQLEKRNMSLLAHLQQLQSLIKHTVSRGAQTSTCLLIILVSLGLIILPSFSPFSRNPSADDDYRPTGVISRNILTEHPADGPAVQSDPPSAPSEPGEPAAPPDGPALLQQPIESLGNPGSDVAAAEGNSSGAGVRTPAIPDPAKPAHADEM
- the creb3l4 gene encoding cyclic AMP-responsive element-binding protein 3-like protein 4 isoform X1 yields the protein MNLQLAAECLRPERTTTAPISSSFVSSPGFGVCLPSLILPRGSLQVMDSDSGEMFLLGEEADSWHTAFSQKPLQDWAGDPDCVLNQSESEDVLHAVDPNEVFPSGPLAASSSESDSGISEDPAPGRPVSTAPPTVYQLVYEVNSLQTNPGTDNVISIELGEWSSQVLFSDSCIVNELPVVAAARLDGSGGADPLYPELQLTEEEQKLLIQEGVSLPNSLPLTKAEERVLKRVRRKIRNKQSAQDSRRRRKDYIDGLESRAVACSVQNKELQRTVDQLEKRNMSLLAHLQQLQSLIKHTVSRGAQTSTCLLIILVSLGLIILPSFSPFSRNPSADDDYRPTGVISRNILTEHPADGPAVQSDPPSAPSEPGEPAAPPDGPALLQQPIESLGNPGSDVAAAEGNSSGAGVRTPAIPDPAKPAHADEM